A window of Polaribacter litorisediminis contains these coding sequences:
- a CDS encoding response regulator, producing the protein MKKKILVVDDEISICMLLQNFLSQDYEVVTLYNAMEAMAWLEENLPDLIISDIQMPEMDGYDFLTKVRQKGFTKHTPVVMLSGRAESKERIKCYRLGAQDYLTKPFNPEELEELVKKNLHPIHYAIEW; encoded by the coding sequence ATGAAGAAAAAAATACTAGTTGTAGATGATGAAATAAGCATCTGCATGTTATTGCAAAATTTCCTTTCTCAAGACTATGAAGTTGTTACCTTATATAATGCTATGGAAGCAATGGCATGGCTTGAAGAAAACCTACCAGACCTAATTATTTCTGACATACAAATGCCAGAAATGGATGGTTATGATTTTTTGACCAAAGTACGTCAAAAAGGATTTACAAAACACACACCTGTTGTTATGTTGTCTGGACGAGCAGAAAGTAAAGAGCGTATAAAATGCTATAGACTTGGTGCGCAAGATTATCTTACAAAGCCTTTTAATCCTGAAGAACTTGAAGAATTGGTGAAGAAAAACCTGCATCCAATTCACTATGCTATAGAATGGTAA
- a CDS encoding sugar transferase, producing MNSTINILYIGNNANYLLQNNDKNRFITTIENSVKATKYLQSSKNTDAIICDYNLPGNNGIFLYDWLRAQREYDAIPFVLLANEFNIDIYKKAFKKRIDDYYVQSVTNANDILERVDFLCKHRKPISKKVIPKIKIKDQGYKMPLSKRIFDILVASSVLLVASPFLLLIILAIRLESKGKVYYISKRVGRKTFDFYKLRSMRTGSDELLKKLAAEKNQYKKEEVKAEDSSLDIPCPRCSALPEGQSCSPIMHIDTHQICDYWFNVQKKEAAKNNSTFVKIVDDPRITKVGKFIRNTSIDELPQLINVLKGDMSIVGNRPLPVYEAEVLTGDDLSKRFLAPPGITGLWQVELRGKGGQMSEEERMRLDNEYADQFVDDNYSFWYDIKLILRTIPALFQSDTV from the coding sequence ATGAACTCAACTATTAATATTTTATATATTGGTAATAACGCAAATTACCTGCTCCAAAACAATGATAAAAACCGGTTTATCACAACCATAGAAAACAGTGTAAAAGCCACCAAATATCTACAATCTAGTAAAAATACAGACGCTATAATTTGCGATTATAATTTACCAGGAAACAACGGAATATTCCTTTATGACTGGCTGAGAGCGCAGCGCGAATACGATGCTATTCCGTTTGTACTGCTCGCCAATGAATTTAATATTGATATTTATAAAAAAGCGTTTAAAAAGCGAATCGATGATTATTACGTGCAATCCGTTACCAATGCAAATGACATTTTAGAGAGGGTTGATTTTCTTTGCAAACACAGAAAACCAATAAGTAAAAAAGTAATACCTAAGATTAAGATAAAAGATCAAGGTTATAAAATGCCACTATCAAAACGTATTTTTGATATTTTGGTGGCATCTTCCGTTCTGCTTGTAGCTTCACCATTTTTATTACTTATTATTTTAGCCATTCGATTGGAGTCAAAAGGAAAGGTATATTATATTTCAAAACGTGTTGGCAGAAAAACATTCGATTTTTACAAATTAAGATCTATGCGAACAGGGTCTGATGAATTATTAAAAAAATTAGCAGCCGAAAAAAATCAATATAAAAAGGAAGAAGTAAAAGCAGAAGATAGCTCTTTAGATATTCCTTGTCCTAGATGTAGTGCGCTACCAGAGGGGCAGTCATGCTCGCCTATTATGCATATTGATACACATCAAATATGTGATTATTGGTTTAATGTTCAAAAAAAGGAAGCTGCTAAAAACAATTCCACATTTGTAAAAATTGTTGATGATCCACGGATAACAAAAGTTGGAAAATTTATACGAAACACGAGTATTGATGAATTGCCACAATTGATCAATGTATTAAAAGGAGATATGTCTATTGTAGGCAACAGACCTCTACCTGTTTATGAAGCAGAAGTGTTAACTGGAGATGATTTATCAAAAAGATTTTTAGCACCTCCCGGAATTACAGGTTTATGGCAAGTAGAACTAAGAGGTAAAGGCGGACAAATGTCTGAGGAAGAGCGAATGCGATTGGATAATGAATATGCAGATCAGTTTGTGGACGATAATTATTCTTTTTGGTATGATATTAAATTAATTTTAAGAACCATACCCGCTTTATTTCAGTCGGATACTGTGTAA
- a CDS encoding exopolysaccharide transport family protein, translating into MTIVDFVRLIWKHIVLLLLVPILLGSLVIVLTMDPSYTYSSETILYTGLATGSSIDMEKKFSTSATNAAFDNLINIIKSRDTKEEVAVRLFALHIMLPEANPKYISKELYDELKLKVPENIYEYIETGNNKPVNTGDTYVVKNPLPPEINRYNYEKTVQNLLKLMRSSTDNFMYEVFNFDENKHYSRKAVSDIKAQRINSSDLIKLSYTVNDPGICQQTLAIYNSVCIVNYKNIKENRSDAVVKYFLKELENAKLNLKEAENRLLEFNKSSNIINYYEQSKAVAVVKEDMQVNYKRIKAELAGLQAGKRKFEEKLKIQEVIQEKNNVILDKKKLLGNLNFKIALAQAEIESSNKDIDLKKITDLKKQSIQLTNAIKEDVDELYTYQNSIDGLPISQVLPGWMNNEVEAEKMKAQIRVIEGQNNDFQEVYAEYAPAGANMKRLEREIDVAERGYLSILHSLSLAKLKLQDSELSSDLKTVDPPFFPLKPNPTKRAILIIAAAFLGGILTLGLIFVMEYFDDSLRNSVKGTKETGFESLGMIPKILLDSRGINLPFIQKRLREIITQKIIHYFGIQKINQKPKTIIVFSTQKLEGKTVVAGNLAKTLKQEGKKVLYLNYDQKQKPLKPKKKSPILTKMLGYPDPRIDVDNEFLAPASTYLEASEYGVYKINSKFYDVENYTDILAQNNLVAKGHLDFVIIELPAIIYHNYPSELITNADLNILVCRSNRTWSKADKAAIHALKESCDSKIKIIINGVRLNEIESLLGDLPKKRNKARKKLKSMFKFQFLAKSEI; encoded by the coding sequence ATGACTATAGTAGACTTTGTAAGATTAATATGGAAGCACATAGTATTATTACTATTAGTGCCCATATTGCTAGGTTCTTTAGTTATTGTGCTTACCATGGATCCTTCCTACACCTACTCTTCTGAGACCATTTTATATACTGGTCTTGCCACAGGTTCATCGATTGATATGGAAAAGAAATTTAGTACCTCGGCTACCAATGCTGCATTCGATAATTTAATTAACATCATAAAATCAAGAGATACAAAGGAAGAGGTTGCGGTAAGGTTATTCGCTCTTCATATTATGCTGCCAGAAGCAAATCCTAAATATATATCAAAGGAGTTATATGATGAACTTAAGCTTAAAGTTCCTGAAAATATATACGAGTATATTGAAACTGGAAACAACAAACCAGTGAATACTGGGGATACTTATGTTGTAAAAAATCCACTTCCTCCAGAAATAAATCGCTACAACTACGAAAAAACAGTTCAAAATTTATTAAAGTTAATGAGAAGTAGCACCGACAACTTTATGTACGAGGTGTTTAATTTTGATGAAAACAAGCATTATTCTCGCAAAGCGGTATCTGATATCAAAGCACAAAGAATAAATAGTAGTGATTTAATTAAATTGAGTTATACGGTCAATGATCCAGGAATTTGTCAACAAACACTTGCCATTTACAATAGTGTTTGTATTGTTAATTATAAAAATATCAAAGAAAATAGGTCCGACGCAGTTGTTAAATATTTTCTAAAAGAATTAGAAAATGCGAAACTAAATTTAAAAGAGGCAGAAAACAGACTTCTTGAGTTTAATAAAAGCTCTAATATTATCAACTATTACGAGCAGAGTAAAGCGGTTGCTGTAGTAAAAGAAGATATGCAAGTTAATTACAAAAGAATTAAAGCAGAATTAGCAGGTCTGCAAGCAGGAAAAAGAAAATTCGAAGAAAAATTAAAAATACAAGAAGTAATTCAGGAAAAGAATAATGTGATTCTTGATAAAAAGAAATTACTCGGAAACCTGAATTTTAAAATTGCACTAGCGCAAGCCGAAATTGAATCTAGCAATAAAGACATAGATTTAAAAAAAATTACTGATTTAAAAAAGCAGTCCATACAATTAACAAATGCTATCAAAGAAGACGTCGATGAATTGTATACGTATCAAAACTCTATAGATGGTTTACCCATTTCTCAAGTACTTCCTGGTTGGATGAATAATGAGGTTGAAGCTGAAAAAATGAAAGCTCAAATTAGAGTCATCGAAGGTCAAAATAATGACTTTCAGGAAGTATATGCGGAGTATGCTCCCGCAGGTGCCAATATGAAAAGACTAGAGCGCGAAATTGATGTCGCCGAGCGAGGATACTTATCAATTCTTCATAGCTTAAGTTTAGCAAAGTTAAAATTACAAGACAGTGAATTATCATCCGATTTAAAAACAGTAGACCCTCCCTTTTTCCCTTTAAAACCAAACCCTACAAAAAGAGCTATATTAATTATTGCCGCCGCATTTTTAGGAGGAATCCTAACTTTAGGACTCATTTTTGTAATGGAATATTTTGATGATAGCTTAAGAAACTCTGTTAAAGGAACTAAAGAAACAGGTTTTGAATCGTTAGGAATGATTCCCAAAATTTTGTTAGATTCCAGAGGTATAAATTTACCTTTTATTCAAAAACGTTTGAGAGAAATCATAACTCAAAAAATTATTCATTATTTCGGAATTCAAAAAATAAATCAAAAACCAAAAACGATTATTGTTTTTAGTACGCAAAAACTAGAAGGTAAAACGGTCGTTGCTGGTAATCTTGCTAAAACGTTGAAACAGGAAGGTAAAAAGGTGCTATATCTTAATTATGATCAAAAACAAAAACCTCTTAAACCAAAGAAAAAATCTCCTATTTTAACTAAAATGTTGGGCTACCCTGATCCTCGTATAGATGTAGATAATGAATTTTTAGCGCCTGCCTCTACCTACCTTGAGGCATCTGAATACGGTGTATATAAAATAAATAGCAAGTTTTATGATGTTGAAAATTACACAGATATTCTGGCACAAAATAATTTAGTTGCAAAAGGTCACCTAGACTTCGTAATTATAGAACTTCCGGCAATTATCTACCATAATTACCCTTCAGAATTAATTACAAATGCTGATTTAAATATTTTAGTATGCCGTTCAAATAGAACCTGGTCAAAAGCAGATAAAGCTGCCATCCATGCTTTAAAAGAGTCTTGTGATTCAAAAATTAAAATAATTATTAATGGAGTTCGACTCAATGAGATTGAATCACTTCTTGGAGATTTACCAAAAAAGCGTAACAAAGCTAGAAAAAAGTTAAAATCAATGTTCAAATTCCAATTTCTAGCAAAAAGTGAAATATAA
- a CDS encoding O-antigen ligase family protein has protein sequence MNNNKDTNPFDKLSGSAILENPKVILWVFLSVSFIAIIVAKLKVAGVGLFLALLFGGVFIYIVFKNPIIGFFTAIAYNFVVLGIGRYITGLPLGFGIDGLILLTILAIIFSKFRDRVDWSPAYRDITILAAVWLGYFILQIGNPEARMIEPWIAGRGIGFYFFFFIVLTFMLINTNKRLDAFLYVWGAFSILATFKGIVQMVFGVDAAEQAWLDRGGAVTHVLFGKLRVFSFFSDAGQFGGNQGYAGVVFLIYSMAKKGIPKIFFITVGVLGLYGMLISGTRGSIAVPFAGFMTFFVLRKNIKIISAGFISVALIFIFFKYTMIANSNAQIRRMRTGFDPNNPSLLVRKANQEILKGYLASRPIGGGIGHAGDKAQRFLPNAFLSHVATDSWYVMIWAEMGIVGLFMHLGILFYVIGMASFKVMFRIRDPNTKFKMSALISGMAGVMLASYGNAVLGGMPTSLLFYSSMAIMSNPQIFEEPIIEEEKTELIKKLN, from the coding sequence ATGAATAATAACAAGGATACAAACCCTTTTGATAAATTATCAGGATCCGCTATTTTAGAGAATCCTAAGGTTATTTTATGGGTGTTCTTATCCGTATCCTTTATTGCAATCATCGTAGCAAAATTAAAAGTAGCTGGAGTTGGTCTCTTTTTAGCACTCCTTTTTGGTGGCGTTTTTATTTATATCGTCTTTAAAAATCCTATTATAGGTTTTTTTACGGCAATTGCTTATAATTTTGTTGTTTTAGGAATTGGACGCTATATTACAGGCCTACCTTTGGGTTTTGGTATTGATGGCCTTATACTATTAACAATATTAGCCATCATTTTTTCTAAATTTAGAGATCGGGTAGATTGGTCTCCCGCTTATAGAGATATAACGATATTAGCTGCAGTTTGGCTTGGTTATTTCATACTACAAATTGGTAACCCAGAAGCAAGAATGATAGAACCTTGGATTGCTGGTCGAGGTATTGGTTTTTACTTTTTCTTCTTTATTGTACTAACTTTTATGTTAATAAACACCAATAAAAGGTTAGATGCCTTTTTATATGTTTGGGGTGCTTTTTCAATACTTGCCACTTTTAAAGGAATTGTTCAAATGGTATTTGGAGTTGATGCTGCAGAACAGGCTTGGTTAGACAGAGGAGGGGCCGTAACCCATGTATTGTTTGGCAAGCTAAGAGTATTTTCGTTTTTTAGTGATGCAGGTCAATTTGGTGGCAATCAAGGATATGCAGGAGTTGTCTTTCTTATATACTCGATGGCTAAAAAAGGAATTCCTAAAATATTTTTTATCACGGTTGGCGTATTAGGTTTATATGGGATGCTTATCTCAGGCACAAGAGGCTCTATCGCAGTACCTTTTGCTGGTTTTATGACCTTTTTTGTTTTAAGAAAAAATATTAAGATAATTAGTGCGGGGTTTATATCTGTTGCACTCATCTTTATCTTTTTTAAGTACACAATGATTGCCAATAGCAATGCTCAAATAAGAAGAATGAGAACAGGGTTTGACCCTAATAATCCGTCTTTATTGGTTAGAAAAGCAAATCAAGAAATACTAAAAGGATATTTGGCCTCTAGACCTATTGGAGGAGGTATTGGTCATGCAGGCGATAAAGCACAACGTTTTTTACCCAATGCATTCTTATCACACGTAGCTACCGACAGTTGGTATGTTATGATTTGGGCAGAAATGGGTATCGTGGGTTTATTCATGCATTTAGGAATCTTATTTTATGTGATAGGAATGGCATCTTTCAAGGTAATGTTTAGAATTCGAGATCCAAATACAAAATTTAAAATGAGCGCTTTAATTTCAGGTATGGCAGGTGTTATGTTAGCTTCTTACGGAAATGCAGTATTGGGTGGTATGCCAACTTCTCTGTTGTTTTATTCATCTATGGCAATCATGTCTAATCCTCAAATTTTTGAAGAACCCATAATAGAAGAGGAAAAAACTGAATTAATTAAAAAACTGAATTAA
- a CDS encoding UDP-glucuronic acid decarboxylase family protein — MIRKKILVTGGAGFVGSHLCERLLKEGNEVFCLDNFFTGQKQNVVHLLDNPYFELIRHDVTSPFFIETDEIYNLACPASPIHYQYNAIKTMKTSVMGAINMLGLAKRVGAKILQASTSEVYGDPLVHPQPESYWGHVNPIGDRACYDEGKRSAETLFVNYHKQNNVNIKIIRIFNTYGPNMHPHDGRVVSNFIMQALQNQDITMYGDGKQTRSFQYVDDLVEGMIRLMNSRDGFTGPVNVGNPNEFTILELAQKVIELTGSSSKIIYQPLPSDDPMQRQPDISLAKKELDWSPNIQLEEGLKKTIAFFKTTL, encoded by the coding sequence ATGATTAGAAAAAAAATTCTAGTAACTGGCGGCGCTGGTTTTGTGGGCTCACATTTGTGTGAACGCTTATTAAAAGAAGGCAACGAGGTATTTTGTTTAGATAATTTTTTTACAGGTCAGAAACAAAATGTAGTGCATCTTTTAGACAATCCATATTTTGAATTAATCCGACACGATGTTACATCGCCTTTCTTTATTGAAACAGATGAAATTTATAATTTAGCTTGTCCTGCATCTCCTATTCATTATCAATACAACGCCATAAAAACAATGAAAACATCTGTTATGGGCGCTATTAACATGTTAGGTTTAGCAAAACGAGTGGGCGCAAAAATCCTGCAAGCTTCTACAAGTGAAGTCTATGGAGATCCGTTAGTACATCCGCAACCTGAATCTTATTGGGGTCATGTAAATCCTATTGGAGATAGAGCTTGTTACGACGAAGGAAAAAGATCTGCAGAAACGTTGTTTGTAAATTACCACAAACAAAACAATGTGAATATTAAAATTATTAGAATCTTTAATACATATGGTCCTAATATGCATCCGCATGATGGTCGGGTAGTTTCTAACTTTATTATGCAGGCATTGCAAAATCAAGACATAACCATGTATGGAGACGGAAAGCAAACTAGAAGCTTTCAGTATGTGGATGATTTAGTAGAAGGTATGATTAGACTTATGAATTCTAGAGATGGTTTTACGGGGCCTGTAAATGTTGGTAATCCTAATGAATTTACCATTCTTGAATTAGCTCAAAAAGTAATAGAACTTACCGGTTCTTCCTCTAAAATAATCTATCAACCTTTACCATCAGACGACCCAATGCAAAGACAACCCGATATATCGCTGGCTAAAAAAGAATTAGATTGGTCTCCAAATATACAATTAGAGGAAGGTTTAAAAAAGACGATCGCTTTTTTTAAGACAACCCTTTAG
- a CDS encoding lipopolysaccharide biosynthesis protein encodes MIKKIVREDNFLSLSGNIVIAVLGIGGFALLARSLSLDVFGEWVLFITGGSFVEMFRFGITNTGLIRFLSGADETSRYKLIGSNALIGLGSTTLIAIILMGCYTFFNETITNSGYNLFFKWYPALAFLNLPWNNALVVLQADRKYGKILAVKSIKSGLFFLVILVHFFIIQMSLNHLVIALLIINAITSLITITLGWDGTKYIVKATSETNKTLLNFGKYTTFTLIGSNLLRSADTVIISLSPMGSAAVALYSIPLKLIEIQQIPLRSFVATAFPKMSKASVQGNVKEVKELFYSYSGALTYLFVIMSLFTFIFADFLVLMLSGEQYLKADPVTGFNVADILRVFSVYGLLLPIDRMTGIGLDSVNKPNINAIKVFIMVAANVIGDFIAIFIFESLMLVAVASIVFTLIGIWMGMYFLNKELKLSYREIFSSGIEFYKTIFNKIKNSRF; translated from the coding sequence ATGATTAAAAAAATAGTGCGCGAAGATAATTTCTTATCCCTATCCGGTAATATTGTTATTGCTGTTTTAGGTATTGGAGGATTTGCCTTGCTAGCTAGAAGTTTATCTTTAGATGTCTTTGGTGAATGGGTGCTATTCATTACAGGCGGCTCTTTTGTTGAAATGTTTCGGTTTGGAATTACCAATACAGGTTTGATACGTTTTTTATCTGGAGCAGATGAAACCTCTCGATATAAATTGATAGGATCAAATGCGTTAATTGGCCTGGGCTCGACCACGCTAATTGCCATAATTTTAATGGGCTGCTATACTTTTTTCAATGAAACCATTACAAATTCTGGCTACAACCTGTTTTTTAAATGGTATCCTGCATTGGCTTTTTTAAATTTACCATGGAATAACGCCTTAGTAGTACTGCAAGCAGATAGAAAATATGGTAAAATATTAGCCGTTAAATCAATAAAAAGCGGATTGTTTTTTTTGGTGATTCTGGTACACTTCTTTATCATACAAATGTCTTTAAACCATTTAGTTATTGCGTTATTAATTATTAATGCAATTACCTCTCTGATCACCATAACATTAGGTTGGGACGGAACAAAATATATTGTAAAAGCAACTTCAGAAACAAATAAAACCTTATTAAATTTCGGAAAATACACAACGTTTACGTTAATAGGCTCTAATTTATTAAGAAGTGCAGATACGGTTATTATTAGTTTAAGCCCTATGGGTAGCGCTGCTGTAGCGCTATACAGTATTCCTCTAAAATTAATAGAAATACAACAAATACCTTTACGAAGTTTTGTTGCCACTGCTTTTCCGAAAATGTCTAAAGCTAGTGTTCAAGGCAACGTAAAGGAAGTAAAAGAGTTATTCTATTCTTATTCGGGCGCACTGACTTATTTGTTTGTAATTATGAGTTTGTTCACTTTTATTTTTGCTGATTTTTTAGTGTTAATGCTCTCAGGAGAGCAATATCTAAAAGCGGACCCTGTTACCGGATTTAATGTTGCAGATATTTTACGTGTATTTTCTGTCTATGGTCTTTTATTACCTATTGATAGAATGACAGGAATTGGTTTGGATAGTGTTAATAAACCAAACATTAATGCTATAAAAGTGTTTATAATGGTAGCTGCCAATGTTATTGGTGATTTTATAGCCATTTTTATTTTTGAATCTTTAATGCTTGTGGCAGTGGCCTCCATTGTCTTTACCTTAATCGGAATATGGATGGGTATGTATTTTTTAAATAAAGAACTAAAGTTGTCTTACAGAGAAATTTTTTCAAGTGGAATTGAATTTTATAAAACCATTTTTAATAAAATTAAGAACAGTCGTTTTTAA
- a CDS encoding UDP-glucose dehydrogenase family protein encodes MNVTIVGSGYVGLVTGACFSEVGINVTCVDIDEKKIENLKKGIIPIYEPGLENMITKNMKKGRLSFTTNIAEALEDSEVLFISVGTPPDEDGSADLKYVLAVARDCGKHMNDYMLVVTKSTVPVGTSRKVKKALQEELDKRNVDIEFDVASNPEFLKEGAAINDFLKPDRIVVGLDSQRAEDLMKSLYNPFTLNGHPVIFMDIVSAEMTKYAANAMLATKISFINDIANLCEIVGADINKVRKGIGSDSRIGPKFIYPGIGYGGSCFPKDVQALIRTAGEHNYDLQVLKAVESVNKFQKLVLFNKINTYFNGDLKGKTIAIWGLSFKPQTDDMREAPSLYIIKSLLEAGATVKAYDPVAIEEAKHHFGDTITYCEEQYETLIDADCLAILTEWPEFKFPSFKIITKLLSKPVIFDGRNIYDRAQVKRNGFEYFCIGVNTLENEESLKLN; translated from the coding sequence ATGAATGTTACAATTGTTGGAAGTGGCTACGTTGGTCTTGTTACTGGAGCTTGTTTTTCTGAGGTAGGTATTAATGTTACTTGTGTTGATATTGATGAAAAGAAAATTGAGAACCTAAAGAAAGGAATTATTCCAATTTATGAGCCTGGTTTAGAAAACATGATTACCAAAAACATGAAAAAGGGGCGACTAAGTTTTACAACCAATATTGCTGAAGCGCTAGAAGATTCTGAAGTATTATTTATTTCTGTTGGTACACCACCTGATGAAGATGGTAGTGCCGATCTTAAATATGTTCTTGCTGTAGCTAGAGATTGTGGGAAGCATATGAATGATTATATGCTCGTTGTAACCAAAAGCACTGTGCCTGTAGGAACTTCTAGAAAAGTAAAAAAAGCGCTTCAAGAAGAATTAGACAAACGAAATGTTGATATTGAATTTGATGTAGCTTCAAACCCCGAATTTTTAAAAGAAGGAGCTGCAATTAACGACTTCTTAAAGCCCGATAGAATTGTGGTTGGTTTAGATAGCCAAAGAGCGGAAGACTTAATGAAAAGTTTATACAACCCCTTTACACTGAACGGTCATCCTGTTATTTTTATGGATATTGTTTCCGCCGAAATGACTAAATACGCAGCAAATGCTATGCTTGCTACAAAAATTAGTTTTATTAATGACATTGCCAATTTATGCGAAATTGTTGGTGCCGATATTAATAAGGTAAGAAAAGGAATCGGTTCAGACTCAAGAATTGGACCTAAATTTATTTATCCAGGAATTGGTTATGGTGGTTCATGTTTCCCCAAAGATGTGCAAGCACTCATTAGAACAGCTGGTGAACATAATTATGATTTACAAGTACTTAAGGCAGTTGAATCTGTTAATAAATTTCAAAAACTAGTTTTATTTAATAAAATAAACACTTATTTTAACGGAGATTTAAAAGGCAAAACAATTGCTATTTGGGGTCTTTCCTTTAAACCTCAAACAGACGATATGAGAGAAGCGCCATCTTTATACATTATAAAGAGCCTTTTAGAAGCAGGAGCTACTGTTAAAGCATACGACCCCGTAGCGATAGAAGAAGCAAAACATCATTTTGGCGATACTATTACATATTGTGAGGAGCAATATGAAACGCTAATTGATGCAGACTGTTTAGCGATACTTACAGAATGGCCAGAATTTAAATTTCCTAGTTTTAAAATTATCACAAAACTATTAAGTAAACCTGTAATTTTTGATGGTAGAAATATATATGATAGAGCGCAAGTTAAAAGAAATGGTTTTGAATATTTTTGCATCGGTGTAAATACTTTAGAAAACGAAGAATCTTTAAAACTAAACTAA
- a CDS encoding Hpt domain-containing protein, whose protein sequence is MNLPQNSNIPDSQLYDLAVINKMCRNNEDQVLNMVKVFIDQISESIQGINTAYSEKDFIKIKSLAHKIKPLFTYFGTAVLEKEFLLAEELFSTRTASTELELKLTNFNEIAKEVINVMKNDFNLINK, encoded by the coding sequence ATGAATTTACCCCAAAACTCAAATATCCCCGATTCTCAATTATACGATCTTGCTGTAATTAACAAAATGTGTCGCAACAATGAAGACCAAGTTTTAAACATGGTTAAGGTATTTATTGACCAAATTTCGGAATCGATTCAAGGCATTAATACCGCTTATTCTGAAAAAGACTTTATAAAAATTAAAAGTTTAGCCCACAAAATCAAACCCCTTTTTACTTATTTTGGAACCGCTGTCTTAGAGAAAGAATTTCTTTTAGCCGAAGAACTTTTTTCAACAAGAACAGCATCTACTGAATTAGAATTAAAACTCACCAATTTTAACGAAATAGCAAAAGAGGTTATTAATGTAATGAAAAATGATTTTAATCTAATTAATAAATAA
- a CDS encoding TolC family protein yields MNKLFHIISILSLMIISFNNIQAQTSEFEESSLNDRRYQFPPLQAIIDSVIKRSAKVAFRANNVSSKEATLATERIHWSRNMGVSADTRYGNLSNFANTEDGLTNSQALTTARQFTYSVGIFLKFPLFDAINRKHQIKLATAEVDAAKSMAESQKEEIRQTVIAMYQNLILKEKLLQIRSRMLGDGRVNKQMVEKEFRNGVVPLSEYVRISGMTINMEAAYETAMSEFITAKQLLEDMAGFVFELKLSN; encoded by the coding sequence ATGAATAAGCTTTTTCATATAATCTCAATTTTGAGTTTAATGATTATTTCTTTTAATAATATACAAGCGCAAACCTCTGAATTTGAAGAAAGTTCTTTAAATGATCGTAGATATCAATTTCCTCCGCTGCAAGCTATTATAGATTCTGTCATAAAGCGCAGTGCTAAAGTAGCTTTTAGAGCGAATAACGTTAGTTCTAAAGAAGCTACATTAGCAACCGAACGCATACATTGGTCAAGAAATATGGGAGTTTCAGCAGATACCAGATATGGTAATTTAAGTAATTTTGCAAACACTGAGGATGGGCTCACGAATTCTCAGGCTTTAACTACCGCAAGACAGTTTACTTATAGCGTAGGTATTTTTTTAAAGTTTCCTTTATTTGATGCGATCAACAGAAAACATCAAATAAAATTAGCAACCGCTGAAGTTGATGCAGCAAAAAGCATGGCCGAATCACAAAAAGAAGAAATTAGGCAAACTGTGATTGCCATGTATCAAAATTTAATATTAAAAGAAAAATTACTGCAAATAAGGTCGAGGATGCTTGGTGATGGGAGAGTGAATAAACAAATGGTTGAAAAAGAATTTAGAAATGGTGTAGTACCACTATCAGAATATGTCAGAATCAGCGGTATGACAATAAATATGGAAGCAGCTTATGAAACGGCTATGTCCGAATTTATTACAGCCAAACAACTATTAGAAGATATGGCTGGGTTTGTATTTGAACTAAAACTTTCAAATTAA